One window of the Pieris brassicae chromosome 2, ilPieBrab1.1, whole genome shotgun sequence genome contains the following:
- the LOC123720479 gene encoding Golgi pH regulator isoform X2 has product MSGWIFFVKQLFRDYEVHHSLVQLIFSVTFALSCTMFELIIFEIIGYLDSSSRYFHWNLGLYSLLFMVIALIPFYIAYYCITNIQFLSRSHIRPLTIFVWLVYLYFFWKIGDPFPILSPKQGIFSIEQGVSRIGVIGVTVMALLSGFGAVNYPYTSMAIFIRPVTQSDVLSIEKKLLQTMDMILVKKKRIALAESNSVGARQNYMMDQSNVKNRGFWTNILSSVGSITNPLSHGTENISQLRQEIAALEELSRQLFLEAHDARTMREKIEWSTTFQGKYFNFLGYFFSLYCVWKIFISTINIVFDRVGKKDPVTRGLELVVHWLGWNIDLAFWSQHVSFILVGCIVLTSIRGLLLTLTKFFYKISSSKSSNIIVLILAQIMGMYFCSSVLLMRMNMPPEYRIIVTQVLGDLQFNFYHRWFDVIFLVSALTSIFTLYLAHKQPSVN; this is encoded by the exons ATGA GCGGCTGGATATTCTTTGTGAAACAATTATTCCGTGATTATGAAGTGCACCATAGTCTTGTGCAGCTGATATTTTCTGTTACATTTGCTTTGAGCTGTACAATGTTTGAACTTATCATATTTGAGATTATTGGATATTTAGATTCAAG TTCAAGATATTTCCATTGGAATTTGGGGCTTTACTCATTGCTATTTATGGTGATTGCTCTGATACCATTCTACATTGCCTACTATTGCATCACTAATATCCAATTTT TGTCAAGATCTCACATACGGCcattaacaatatttgtatggctagtatatttatatttcttttggaAGATCGGAGATCCATTTCCCATATTGAGTCCTAAACAG ggtatattttctatagaGCAAGGAGTATCTCGTATAGGCGTAATAGGAGTGACTGTAATGGCGTTACTATCTGGTTTTGGTGCTGTCAACTATCCTTACACATCCATGGCTATATTTATCAG ACCAGTTACCCAATCAGATGTATtgtcaatagaaaaaaagctGCTGCAAACAATGGAtatgattttagttaaaaagaaaAGGATTGCATTAGCTGAGTCTAATAGTGTGGGAGCGAGACAGAATTATATGATGgatcagtcaaatgtgaagaACAGGGGTTTTTGgacaaatattttgtctaGTGTTGGGAGTATTACTAACCCATTAAGTCACGGGACTGaaa atatttctCAGCTCCGCCAAGAGATAGCTGCGTTGGAGGAGTTAAGTAGACAGTTATTCCTGGAAGCACACGACGCTAGAACTATGAGAGAGAAAATTGAATGGTCCACCACTTTTCAAGGGAAGTACTTCAATTTCCTTGGATACTTCTTCTCTTTGTATTGTGTATGGAAGATTTTCatt TCGACAATTAACATAGTGTTCGACCGAGTTGGTAAAAAGGACCCTGTGACCCGGGGCTTAGAGTTGGTAGTGCATTGGCTCGGATGGAACATAGACCTTGCCTTTTGGTCCCAACATGTCTCATTCATATTAGTCGGTTGCATTGTTCTGACAAGCATACGTGGATTACTATTAACATTAACTAAG TTCTTCTACAAAATATCGTCATCAAAATCATCAAACATAATTGTTTTGATACTAGCTCAAATTATgggtatgtatttttgttcgTCTGTCCTTTTAATGCGGATGAATATGCCACCCGAGTACAGGATTATCGTGACGCAAGTGTTAGGTGACTTGCAGTTTAATTTCTACCATCGCTGGTTcgatgttatatttttagtaagcGCTTTAACGAGCATTTTTACACTTTATCTTGCGCATAAGCAGCCAtctgttaattaa
- the LOC123720099 gene encoding cysteine-rich PDZ-binding protein, with amino-acid sequence MVCEKCEKKLGRVITPDPWKTGARNTVESGGRKVGENKALTAKKGRYNPYTSKFHECKICRTKVHQVGSHYCQACAYKKGICAMCGKKILETANYRQSST; translated from the exons atggtGTGTGAAAAATGTGAGAAAAAATTAGGTCGTGTTATTACTCCGGATCCTTGGAAAACCGGCGCTAGAAACACAGTTGAATCGGGTGGTAGAAAAGTTGGTGAAAATAAAGCATTAACTGCGAAAAAAGGAAGATATAATCCATATACTTCTAAGTTTCATGAATGCAA GATATGTCGAACTAAAGTACACCAAGTTGGATCACACTATTGCCAAGCATGCGCCTACAAAAAAGGAATTTGTGCTATGTGTGGcaagaaaatattagaaaCAGCCAACTATAGGCAAAGTTCAACATAG
- the LOC123720633 gene encoding zinc finger protein 28-like: MVLANLLATLLNGHEYCALCFKIIIHETKSELHEEVTICENNTESSLKLLDILTFVLGDEISHKLSPNKTICKTCIRIAVNSYKFINTTKQNFTSLNKILDSLLNNIKLESYYNDQKTLFLVVDTKHYSLEKYYHKKIAPSSKLALKRIDSLIQDLHFKTDIVKNEIVENKKKQYTVKIQTQDMLYDRNDRLNLKCKECLKIYPTISNLRNHFIRVHAPKDYQCTICKRCFGSMALLQSHKDESHVTLVCSECGKTFNNRHTLKMHEISHYFKIVCKDCGRVYKSQSTYKKHYELNICKQISRASPSDAKFTCDYCNKRYTQKVTLRVHIQHEHLNYKSHECKWCKKKFWAPSRLKAHIIKHTQDKKFPCNVCGRKFVTKESLLYHTRSHTGEKPYKCDYCEQKFVSASRKAGHLKRFHADAIFQCTVCKHKYTTKICLENHMKTHKENESCEFADNIIETKLKLPVVENLYFMSDEEPF, encoded by the exons ATGGTATTGGCAAACTTACTTGCGACATTATTAAATGGACATGAGTATTGCGCTCTGTGTTTCAAAATTATCATACATGAGACAAAGTCAGAATTACACGAAGAAGTTACAATTTGTGAGAATAATACGGAAAgctctttaaaattattagacaTACTAACCTTCGTTTTGGGTGATGAG ATTTCTCATAAACTATCACCAAACAAGACCATATGCAAAACTTGTATAAGAATAGCagtaaatagttataaatttattaacaccaCTAAACAGAATTTTacatctttaaataaaatccttgACAGTCtcctaaataatattaaattggaaTCATACTATAATGATCAGAAGACTTTATTTCTCGTTGTAGATACAAAACACTACAGCTTAGAAAAGtattatcacaaaaaaattgcTCCATCTAGCAAATTAGCATTGAAAAGAATTGATTCCTTAATCCAAGatctacattttaaaacagatATAGTGAAAAATGAAATAGTGGAGAATAAAAAGAAACAGTACACAGTAAAGATACAAACACAAGATATGCTTTATGATAGAAACGATAGactgaatttaaaatgtaaagaatgtttgaaaatttatCCCACTATATCCAATCTAAGAAACCATTTCATTAGAGTTCACGCCCCTAAAGACTATCAATGTACAATTTGTAAACGGTGTTTTGGTTCGATGGCCTTACTACAATCTCATAAAGATGAAAGTCATGTTACTCTTGTATGTAGTGAATGtggtaaaacatttaataatcgCCATACTTTAAAAATGCATGAAATTAgtcactattttaaaatagtttgcAAGGATTGTGGACGAGTCTATAAAAGCCAATCTACATATAAAAAGCATTATgagttaaatatatgtaaacaaatatCTAGAGCTTCACCCTCGGATGCAAAATTTACTTGTGATTATTGCAATAAAAGGTACACTCAGAAAGTAACATTACGAGTTCATATTCAACATgagcatttaaattataaatcacaTGAATGTAAGTGGTGTAAGAAAAAGTTTTGGGCACCAAGTCGATTAAAAGctcatataattaaacatactcAGGATAAAAAATTTCCATGTAATGTCTGTGGCAGAAAGTTTGTTACCAAAGAGTCATTGTTGTATCATACTAGATCACATACTGGAGAAAAGCCTTATAAATGTGACTACTGTGAACAGAAATTTGTATCAGCATCTCGCAAAGCTGGTCATTTGAAGCGTTTTCATGCTGATGCTATATTTCAGTGTACAGTATGCAAACACAAGTATACGACAAAAATCTGTTTAGAAAATCATATGAAAACTCATAAAGAAAATGAATCATGTGAATTTGCAGATAACATAATTGAAACAAAGTTAAAACTTCCTGTAGTTgaaaatttatactttatgtCAGATGAAGAGCCTTTTTGA
- the LOC123720479 gene encoding Golgi pH regulator isoform X1, producing the protein MTFLEDTLIVFISQAIFFIGGWIFFVKQLFRDYEVHHSLVQLIFSVTFALSCTMFELIIFEIIGYLDSSSRYFHWNLGLYSLLFMVIALIPFYIAYYCITNIQFLSRSHIRPLTIFVWLVYLYFFWKIGDPFPILSPKQGIFSIEQGVSRIGVIGVTVMALLSGFGAVNYPYTSMAIFIRPVTQSDVLSIEKKLLQTMDMILVKKKRIALAESNSVGARQNYMMDQSNVKNRGFWTNILSSVGSITNPLSHGTENISQLRQEIAALEELSRQLFLEAHDARTMREKIEWSTTFQGKYFNFLGYFFSLYCVWKIFISTINIVFDRVGKKDPVTRGLELVVHWLGWNIDLAFWSQHVSFILVGCIVLTSIRGLLLTLTKFFYKISSSKSSNIIVLILAQIMGMYFCSSVLLMRMNMPPEYRIIVTQVLGDLQFNFYHRWFDVIFLVSALTSIFTLYLAHKQPSVN; encoded by the exons ATGACTTTCTTAGAAGACAcactaattgtttttatatctcaa gCAATCTTTTTTATAGGCGGCTGGATATTCTTTGTGAAACAATTATTCCGTGATTATGAAGTGCACCATAGTCTTGTGCAGCTGATATTTTCTGTTACATTTGCTTTGAGCTGTACAATGTTTGAACTTATCATATTTGAGATTATTGGATATTTAGATTCAAG TTCAAGATATTTCCATTGGAATTTGGGGCTTTACTCATTGCTATTTATGGTGATTGCTCTGATACCATTCTACATTGCCTACTATTGCATCACTAATATCCAATTTT TGTCAAGATCTCACATACGGCcattaacaatatttgtatggctagtatatttatatttcttttggaAGATCGGAGATCCATTTCCCATATTGAGTCCTAAACAG ggtatattttctatagaGCAAGGAGTATCTCGTATAGGCGTAATAGGAGTGACTGTAATGGCGTTACTATCTGGTTTTGGTGCTGTCAACTATCCTTACACATCCATGGCTATATTTATCAG ACCAGTTACCCAATCAGATGTATtgtcaatagaaaaaaagctGCTGCAAACAATGGAtatgattttagttaaaaagaaaAGGATTGCATTAGCTGAGTCTAATAGTGTGGGAGCGAGACAGAATTATATGATGgatcagtcaaatgtgaagaACAGGGGTTTTTGgacaaatattttgtctaGTGTTGGGAGTATTACTAACCCATTAAGTCACGGGACTGaaa atatttctCAGCTCCGCCAAGAGATAGCTGCGTTGGAGGAGTTAAGTAGACAGTTATTCCTGGAAGCACACGACGCTAGAACTATGAGAGAGAAAATTGAATGGTCCACCACTTTTCAAGGGAAGTACTTCAATTTCCTTGGATACTTCTTCTCTTTGTATTGTGTATGGAAGATTTTCatt TCGACAATTAACATAGTGTTCGACCGAGTTGGTAAAAAGGACCCTGTGACCCGGGGCTTAGAGTTGGTAGTGCATTGGCTCGGATGGAACATAGACCTTGCCTTTTGGTCCCAACATGTCTCATTCATATTAGTCGGTTGCATTGTTCTGACAAGCATACGTGGATTACTATTAACATTAACTAAG TTCTTCTACAAAATATCGTCATCAAAATCATCAAACATAATTGTTTTGATACTAGCTCAAATTATgggtatgtatttttgttcgTCTGTCCTTTTAATGCGGATGAATATGCCACCCGAGTACAGGATTATCGTGACGCAAGTGTTAGGTGACTTGCAGTTTAATTTCTACCATCGCTGGTTcgatgttatatttttagtaagcGCTTTAACGAGCATTTTTACACTTTATCTTGCGCATAAGCAGCCAtctgttaattaa